A section of the Oryza sativa Japonica Group chromosome 1, ASM3414082v1 genome encodes:
- the LOC107278291 gene encoding uncharacterized protein isoform X1, translating to MPVRRRQTRRRETGAAERYREMGISAALSWPWDYPTACGEIVALLRIGYGCAAESPPNRSASPSSAMAHAPSPALSPSCSCSSSSSSLIFGYIVFPLAAAAAARTQGGGSARDLFIRREYGSTVVQFLVADRSRSSSSPSMAWRSGFGEEDAVTAGESGLELSLGLPAYFSSSKPSEGSTAAPAFALQYNGTTASKPREAAAAPVVGWPPVRSFRRTRVRSPPASLCLLRCSPRRPTPRGCFTAGSDTTSSTVFATGHRPRLLPRRCHRLLSRVAPAASSPTMPPPSSLSPRSGGLLPSNATALLSPASPVGLCTHRFTSPKERGGERVRVMTWITLTCRVHMGPTLTQCHVG from the exons ATGCCGGTGAGGCGGCGGCAGACACGGCGGAGGGAGACGGGGGCGGCGGAGAGGTACAGGGAGATGGGAATATCGGCCGCGCTGTCGTGGCCGTGGGACTACCCGACGGCGTGCGGCGAGATCGTCGCGCTCCTCCGAATCGGGTACGGATGTGCGGCCGAAAGCCCTCCGAATCGCTCTGCTTCCCCCTCCTCGGCAATGGCCCACGCGCCGTCACCTGCTCTGTCTCCTTCTTGCAGTtgcagctcgtcgtcgtcgtcgttgatcTTTGGCTATATAGTATTccctcttgctgctgctgctgctgcacggaCGCAGGGAGGAGGAAGTGCTCGTGACTTGTTCATCAGGAGGGAGTACGGTAGTACAGTAGTACAGTTCTTAGTCGCTGATCGATCgaggtcatcgtcgtcgccatccATGGCGTGGAGGAGCGGGTTCGGGGAGGAGGATGCGGTGACCGCGGGGGAGAGTGGCCTCGAGCTCAGCCTTGGCCTCCCCGCCTacttctcctcctccaagcCCTCAGAGGGATCAACCGCTGCTCCTGCTTTTGCTCTCCAATACAATGGAACCACGGCCTCCAAGCCAAG GGAAGCAGCTGCGGCGCCGGTTGTGGGGTGGCCGCCGGTGCGGTCGTTCCGGCGGACGAGAGTGAggtcgccgcccgcctcgcttTGCTTGCTCCGCTGCTCTCCTCGTCGCCCAACGCCGCGGGGCTGCTTCACCGCCGGCAGCGACACAACGTCGTCGACAGTATTCGCGACCGGCCaccgccctcgccttctcccgcgtcgctgccaccgcctcctctcccgcgtcgccccggcggcctcctccccaacaatgccaccgccctcctctctctcgcctcgctccggcggcctcctccccagcaacgccaccgccctcctctctcccgcctCTCCTGTCGGCCTCTGCACCCACCGCTTTACCTCGCccaaagagagaggaggagaaagagtGAGGGTGATGACGTGGATTACGCTGACATGTCGGgtccacatgggtcccacgctgactcagtgCCACGTAGGCTAA
- the LOC107278291 gene encoding uncharacterized protein isoform X2 has product MPVRRRQTRRRETGAAERYREMGISAALSWPWDYPTACGEIVALLRIGCSSSSSSLIFGYIVFPLAAAAAARTQGGGSARDLFIRREYGSTVVQFLVADRSRSSSSPSMAWRSGFGEEDAVTAGESGLELSLGLPAYFSSSKPSEGSTAAPAFALQYNGTTASKPREAAAAPVVGWPPVRSFRRTRVRSPPASLCLLRCSPRRPTPRGCFTAGSDTTSSTVFATGHRPRLLPRRCHRLLSRVAPAASSPTMPPPSSLSPRSGGLLPSNATALLSPASPVGLCTHRFTSPKERGGERVRVMTWITLTCRVHMGPTLTQCHVG; this is encoded by the exons ATGCCGGTGAGGCGGCGGCAGACACGGCGGAGGGAGACGGGGGCGGCGGAGAGGTACAGGGAGATGGGAATATCGGCCGCGCTGTCGTGGCCGTGGGACTACCCGACGGCGTGCGGCGAGATCGTCGCGCTCCTCCGAATCGG TtgcagctcgtcgtcgtcgtcgttgatcTTTGGCTATATAGTATTccctcttgctgctgctgctgctgcacggaCGCAGGGAGGAGGAAGTGCTCGTGACTTGTTCATCAGGAGGGAGTACGGTAGTACAGTAGTACAGTTCTTAGTCGCTGATCGATCgaggtcatcgtcgtcgccatccATGGCGTGGAGGAGCGGGTTCGGGGAGGAGGATGCGGTGACCGCGGGGGAGAGTGGCCTCGAGCTCAGCCTTGGCCTCCCCGCCTacttctcctcctccaagcCCTCAGAGGGATCAACCGCTGCTCCTGCTTTTGCTCTCCAATACAATGGAACCACGGCCTCCAAGCCAAG GGAAGCAGCTGCGGCGCCGGTTGTGGGGTGGCCGCCGGTGCGGTCGTTCCGGCGGACGAGAGTGAggtcgccgcccgcctcgcttTGCTTGCTCCGCTGCTCTCCTCGTCGCCCAACGCCGCGGGGCTGCTTCACCGCCGGCAGCGACACAACGTCGTCGACAGTATTCGCGACCGGCCaccgccctcgccttctcccgcgtcgctgccaccgcctcctctcccgcgtcgccccggcggcctcctccccaacaatgccaccgccctcctctctctcgcctcgctccggcggcctcctccccagcaacgccaccgccctcctctctcccgcctCTCCTGTCGGCCTCTGCACCCACCGCTTTACCTCGCccaaagagagaggaggagaaagagtGAGGGTGATGACGTGGATTACGCTGACATGTCGGgtccacatgggtcccacgctgactcagtgCCACGTAGGCTAA